The genomic DNA TTCGGCAGCGCCGAAGAGACCAACGCGCGCTTCAAGTACCTGCTCGCTGAGGGCCAGACCGGCCTGAGCGTCGCCTTCGACCTGCCGACTTTGTATGGCTACGATAGCGATGCGCCGGAAACGCTCGGCGAATTCGGCAAATGCGGCGTCGCCATCTCGTCGCTGGCCGACATGGAAGTCCTGCTCGACGGGCTGCCACTCGACCAGATCACCACGTCGATGACGATCAATTCGCCGGCCGCGCCGGTCTGGGCAATGTATATTGTCGCCGCCGAGAAGCGCGGCATCCCGCGCGACAAGCTGGGCGGCACGCTTCAGAACGACATCCTCAAGGAGTACATCGCGCAGAAAGAGTTCATCTTCCCGCCGCGCCCCTCCATGCGCCTGGTCACGGACACCATCGAGTTCGGCATGCGCGAAATGCCGCGCTGGAACACCATCTCGATCAGCGGCTACCACATCCGCGAAGCGGGCAGCACGGCCGCGCAGGAGCTCGCCTTCACGCTGGCCGACGGCTTCGAGTACGTGCGCTGGGCGGTGGAGCGCGGCCTGCCGGTCGATGCGTTTGCACCGCGCCTGTCGTTCTTCTTTAACGCGCACAACGACTTCTTCGAGGAGATCGCCAAGTACCGCGCCGCGCGCCGCATCTGGGCGCGCACGCTGCGCGAGCAGTTCGGCGCGCAGAGCGACCTGTCGTGGCGGCTGCGCTTCCACACGCAGACGGCCGGCGCGTCACTCACCGCGCAGCAGCCGGAGATCAATGTCGTGCGCGTCGCCCTGCAGGCGCTGGCAGCCGTGCTGGGCGGCACGCAGTCGCTGCACACCAACTCGCTCGACGAGGCGCTGGCCCTGCCGTCCGAGCACGCCGCGCACACCGCGCTGCGCACACAGCAGATCATCGCGCACGAATCGGGCGTCACCAACACGGTCGACCCGCTGGGCGGCAGCTACTTCGTCGAGGCGCTGACCGACCGCCTGGAACGGGATGCGCTGCGCATGTTCGCGCAGATCGAGTCGCTGGGCGGCGTGATCCCGGCCATCGAGGCTGGCTACTTCCAGCGCGAGATCGCGGACTCGGCCGCGCGCTACCAGCGCGAGATCGAACTTGGACAGCGCACGGTGGTAGGCGTCAACGAGTATGTGGAGCGCCAGCCGATCAATGTGCCGATCCTGAAGATGGATCCCGACGGTGAGCGCCGACAAATGGCGCGGCTGGAGCGCGTGCGGCGCGAGCGCGATAGCGCCGCCGTGGCCGCCCGGCTCGGCGCACTGAGTGAGGCCGCCGCGGGCCGCGCCAATTTGATGCCGTACCTGATCGACGCCGTATCCGCGTACGCCACGCTGCAAGAGATGATGGACGTGCTGCGCGGCGTATTCGGCATATACCAGGAGCCGGTCATTCTGTAGGTTGAGAGGTTGAGCATGACTGACAAGATCCGCGTTCTGATAGCCAAGCCGGGACTGGATGGCCACGATCGCGGCGCCAAGGTCGTGGCACGCGCCTTGCGCGACGCCGGCATGGAAGTGATCTACACCGGTCTGCGCCAGACGCCGGAGATGATCGTCGAGGCCGCCATCCAGGAGGACGTGGATTGCATCGGCCTGTCCATCCTGTCCAACGCGCACATGGCGATCTTTCCGAAGATAGTGGAGATGCTCAGGCGCGAGGAGCGTGGCGACATACTGTTGTTCGCCGGCGGCATCATTCCCGACGACGATGTGCCCGTGCTGAAACAGATCGGCTTCCGGGGCATCTTCGGGCCGGGCGCCGACACGCGCGATATCATAAAGTTCATCGAGACCGCAGTCGCCGGTCGCGACCGGGCGCCGGCCGCCGGATGACCTCCACCTCAAGCGGCGCGCTGGCTGCGTTGGTAGCCGGCGTCGAGCGGGGCGACCGCCGCGCACTGGCGCGGCTGATCACCCATGTCGAGAACCGGCACGCAGGCGTCGACGAAGCGCTGACAGCGCTCTACCCGCGCACCGGGCGCGCGCACATCGTCGGCGTTACTGGCGCACCCGGCACGGGCAAATCCACCCTTGTGGCCGCACTGGCGCGCGAAGAGCGGCGTCGCGGGCGCTCGGTCGGCATTGTCTCGGTCGACCCGACGTCGCCATACACCGGCGGCGCACTGCTCGGCGACCGCATTCGCATGCAGGACCTGACCGCCGATCGCGGCGTCTATATGCGCTCGCTTGCCTCGCGCGGCAGCGTCGGCGGCCTTTCCGAATCGGCGGCCGACGTCGTGCGGGTGATCGACGCCTTCGGGCGAGACATTATCTTCGTCGAGACGGTCGGCGCCGGGCAGGCCGAGGTCGATATTGCGCGCGCCGCACAGACGACGATCGTCATCGAAGCACCCGGTCTCGGCGACGAGATTCAAGCGTTCAAAGCCGGCATCCTGGAAATCGCCGATGTGTTCGTGATCAACAAAGCGGACCGTGAGGGCGCCGACCGCACAGCCAACGCCATTCGCACGATGCTGGATATCGGCATCCCGCAGCGCGGCCCCGGCGAGGGCACGGTCACGTGGCGGCCGCCGATCCTAAAGACGGTGGCGTCGAGCGACGATGGGGTCGCTCCACTTGCCGATGAACTGGATAAGCATTTACAATACCTGCGCGACAGCGGCCATCTGGCAGTCCGCGAGCGCGAGCGGATCGGCGACGAGTTGCGCCGCCGGCTGGCCCGCGCCCTGCTCGAGCGCCGTCTGGCCGCCGTCGGGCTGGCTGAAGTCGACCGGCTGATCGGCGACATCGCCGCCCGCCGCATCGCGCCACAGGCCGCGCTGCGCGATCTGCTTGACGCGCAATCACCGGAAGGAACACGATCATGAAATGCCCGCGCTGTGCCGCCGAGAACACCGAGGCGGCGCGTTTCTGTGCGAACTGCGGCCAGCCGCTCGCCGCGCAGGCTGCACCCCTGACGGCGCTATTTGCGCCGGCCGCCGTGCCCGACCCGAACACGGCGTTTGTACTCGAGTTCGTGCTGGGCATCTTCGGTTTCCTGGGTGTTGGCTGGCTGTATGGCGGGCGCACCGTGCTCGGCCTGGTGATGCTGGTCGGCTGGTGGCTATTTGTCGCTTCCGGCATCAGCGGCTCACTGCTGTCGGGCGGATTCGGCTGCTGCCTGTGGCTGCCGGTGCATTTCATTGCGCCGCTGATCTCCGCGCTGGTCGTGAAGAACGAGCTTGAGCGCAATCCATTCGGATAGGCTGCGTGGGTTTTCGAATTGACCATTGCGCGCACGGTATCGCTGCCGGGCGTGTGGTGTGGCACAACTCGTCGCCGAATCGGGCGCTGAGCGGCAGATTACGCCGTCGAAACGCCTTCGCCGGATTGGGAACCCTTCGAAAAGCTCAGTGGACATTCGCGCTGATTGCCTTGAAACGTCGAAATATCCCTCGATAAGCCAAAGGATCGTTAATGACCGCTAATCGCGTGAGCATGTACGGAGACCTGGCCATTATCAGCGGCGGCGCTCACCCGGCGCTGGCGCAGGAGATTGCCGATCTATTGCGCGTGCCGCTGCACCCGGTGGACATCACGCGCTTCCCCAACGAAAACTTCTTCGTGCGGCTCCAGGCTTCGCTACGCTCGCGCGACGTGTTCATCATTCAGCCGACCTGCTCTCCCGTCAGCGACAATATCATGAAGCTGCTGATCATGATCGACGCCGTACGGCGCGATTCCGCCGGCCGTATTACCGCCGTCATGCCGTACTTCGCCTACTCGCGCTCCGACAAGAAAGACCAGCCGCGCACGCCGATCACCGCCCGGCTGATGGCCGACCTCATCTCCACCGCCGGAGCTGACCGCTTTTTCACGATGGACCTGCACGCCAGCCAGATCGCCGGATTCTTCAATATCCCGGGCGACGAGATGAGCGCCTTCCCGATTCTGCGCGAGTACTTCCAGTCGCGCGACCTGAGCAACGCGATCGTCGTCGCGCCCGACGAAGGCTCGTCGAAGCGCGCGCGCAAGTTCGCCGAGTTGCTCGACTTGCCGCTCGCTATCGTGGAAAAACGGCGCAAGGCCACGCAGACCGAGGCGCTCAACCTGATCGGCGAAGTAGACGGCCTGGACGCCATTCTGCTCGATGACGAGGTGGATACCGCCGGCACGGTCAGCAACGCTTGCACGCTACTCAAGTCCCACAACGCACGCCGCGTGTTCCTGTGCGCGACGCACGCGATCTTCTCGCCGCCGGCCGTCGACCGCCTGCGCAGCGCCGGCTTCGAGGAGATCGTGGTGACCAACACGGTGCCGGTGCCGCCTGAAAAAAGCCTGCCCAACATGACCGTGCTGTCGGTCGGGCCGTTCATCGCCAAAGTGATCGATCGCATCCACCGCGGCGCTTCCGTTGGCGAATTGATCAACGAGTAGCCGGCGGCGAGCCGCTATCCCCCCTCCGCGCATGGACCCGCGCCACGCGCTTGCCGCGTCCGTGATCGTGCTGACCTACGCCGGTGTCGCGCTCGGCGAGTTTCCGCAGTTGCGCATGAACCGTGCCACGATCGCACTCGTCGGCGCGGTGGTGCTGGTTGCCGCCGGCGGCATCGGCGCGCCGCAGGCGTTCGCCGCGCTGGACGGCAACACGCTGGTGCTGCTGTTCGCCATGATGGTGCTGAACGTGCACCTGCGCCTGGCCGGATTCTTCAATTGGATCGCCGCGCTGGTCGTGCGGCACGCCGGGTCGCCGCGCTGCCTGCTCGGCTGGATCATCATCGCGTCCGGCGTACTCTCGGCACTGTTTCTGAACGACACGGTCGTCCTCATGTTCACCCCGCTGGTCGTCCAGGTCGCGCAGCGCCTGCGTCGCAACCCGATCCCCTACCTGATGGCGCTTGCGACCTCGGCCAACATCGGTTCAGCAGCAACGATCACCGGCAACCCGCAGAACATGCTGATCGGCATGTCGTCGCACATCGCGTACCTCGACTTTGCGCGGGCGCTCGTCCCCGTGTCGCTCGCCGGCATGCTCATTGCGTGGGTGGTGATTGTGGGCGTCTACCGAGCCGAGTTTGCCGAGCGGCGCTTTCCCGAGCGCTACGACATGGCGGCCGAGATCTACACGCCGCTGTTCCGTAAGACGGTTACGCTGAGTGGCCTGCTCTTGGCGGCGTTCCTGCTCGGCGCGCCGATCCCGCTGGCCGCCTTGACGGTTGCCGCCGCATTGCTCGTGACCCGCCGGCTGAAGCCGTCGCGCATCTTCGCACAAATCGATTGGTCGCTGCTCGTCTTCTTCAGTGGGCTGTTCGTCGTCACGGGCGCCATCGGCGCGCTCGGTTTCTCGGACGATCTGTTCGCCGTCGCCGAACCGCTGGCGCGCGGCGGCGTGCTGCCGCTGTCCGCCGTCACGGTCGTGCTGAGCAATCTGGTATCGAATGTGCCGGCCGTGCTGCTGTTCCGGCCCCTAGTCCCGCAGTTTGCAGATCCGGGCCGCACCTGGCTAGTGCTGGCGATGGCGTCCACACTGGCCGGCAATCTAACCCTGCTCGGCTCCGTGGCGAACCTGATCGTGGCCGAATCCGCACGCAGCCAGGGCGTGCGCCTGTCGTTCGGCGAGTACCTCAAGGTCGGCGCTCCGGTCACGGTACTGAGTTTGGCGGCCGGAGTGATCTGGCTAAGTATGTTATAATGAAATGAAGTCTCAACATTAAATATTCGGCCCCGGACCCGCCGGGGCATGCCACAAAGGTACTAACCGAGCATGCTGAAGAGCCTCCTATCGAAAGTCGTCGGCGATTCCAACGAGCGTGTATTGTCGAAACTCTGGCCCAACGTCGAGAAAATCAACGGGCTGGAAGCGAAATTAAAGGACCTGACGGACGCACAGATGCGCGCCTTGACCGGCGATTTCAAGGCGCGCCTCGCGCGCGGCGAGTCGCTGGACGACATCCTGCCCGAAGCGTTTGCGGCCGTGCGCGAGGCATCGCGGCGTACGGTCGGCATGCGGCCTTTTGACGTACAACTCATCGGCGGCATGGTGCTGCACCAGGGCAAAATCGCCGAAATGAAGACCGGCGAAGGCAAAACGCTCGTGGCCACCCTGCCGCTCTACCTGAACGCGCTGACCGGTAAAGGCGTCCACCTGGTCACCCCCAACGATTACCTGTCTAAAGTCGGCGTGCAGTGGATGGGACCTATCTACTATGCCCTCGGGCTGTCGGTCGGCGTTATCCAGCATGAGAGCGCGTATCTATTCGACCCGGCCTATTCACACCATGACGCACGGTTTCACCATCTGCGCCCGTGCGCCCATCGCCGCGAGGCGTATTACGCCGATATCACCTACGGCACCAATAACGAATTCGGTTTCGACTACCTGCGCGATAACATGGTGTGGGACTCGGACGAGCGCGTACAGCGCGATGTGAACTTCGCCATCGTCGATGAGGTGGACAACATCCTGATCGACGAAGCGCGCACGCCGCTCATCATCAGCGGTCAGGCCGACGAGGCGACCGACCTCTACCGCAAGTTCGCGGCCATCGCGGCCACACTGCGCGAAGAGGAAGATTTTACCGTCGACGAGAAGCACCGCAACGTAACGCTGACCGAGGGCGGCATCGACACCGTCGAGCGCAAGCTCGGCATCGACAACCTGTATGCGCCCGAAAGCCTGGAAATGACGCCGTACCTTGACCAGGCGCTCAAGGCTCGGGTGCTGTTCCTCAAAGACCGCGAGTATATCGTCAAAGAGGGACAGGTCATCATTGTCGACGAGTTTACCGGCCGCCTGATGCCGGGCCGCCGCTTTTCCGAGGGACTGCACCAGGCGATCGAGGCCAAGGAAGGCGTGCAGATCCAGCGCGAATCGCTGACGCTGGCCACCATCACCTTCCAGAACTACTTCCGCATGTACGAGAAACTGGCCGGCATGACCGGCACGGCCAAGACCGAGGAAGAAGAGTTCCAGAAGATCTACGACCTCGACGTCGTCCTGATTCCGACCCACCGGCCGATGGTACGCACGGATCATGCGGACCAGGTGTACAAAACCGAGCAGGCCAAGTACCGCGCTGTAGTGAATGAGATTCAGGAGATGCACGGCCAGGGCCGACCGGTACTGGTCGGCACCACGTCGGTCGAGCGGTCCGAGATGCTGGCCGACATGCTCAAGCGTCGCGGCGTGACGCACAATGTCCTGAACGCCAAGCTGCACGAAAAGGAGGCGGTGATCGTCGCGCAGGCCGGACGACCGGGCGCCGTCACGCTCGCCACCAACATGGCCGGCCGCGGCGTCGACATTCTGCTGGGCGGCAATCCCGACGGGCTGGCGCGCGACAACCTCGCCAAGCTGGCGTTGGACGTCACAACCGCCAGCCCGGAACAGTGGGACGAGGCGCTGGCCAAAGCACGCGCGCAGACAGAGGCCGATAAGAAGCGCATCATCGAGCTGGGCGGCCTGCATATCATCGGCACCGAGCGGCACGAGGCGCGCCGCATCGACAACCAGTTGCGCGGTCGCGCCGGCCGCCAGGGCGACCCCGGCTCGTCGCGCTTCTACGTTTCGCTCGAAGACGACCTGATGCGCCGCTTCGGCGGCGAGCAGGTCAAGAAGTTCATGGAGTGGGCCGGTCTTGAAGAAGATGTGCCGATCGAACACAATCTGATCTCCCGCACGATTGAGCAGTCGCAGGTCAAAGTCGAAGGCTACAACTTCGACATGCGCAAGCACGTCCTGCAGTATGACGACGTCGTCAACCAACAGCGCGAGACGATCTACGAGCAACGCCGCCGCGTGCTGAGCAAGGACTCCCTGCGCGACGACGTTATGGAAATGCTCGGCGAAGCGATCGACACAGCCGTGGATGCCCACACCGGCGGCGACCACGAAGACTGGGACCTGAACGCGCTGGCAGCCGACGTGCAGCGCACCGTGCCGCTGCCGGCCGGCTTCGACACCAAACAGTGGGTGAAACTGGACGGCGAAGAAATCGCCGACCAGTTGATGGAACTGGCCGAGCAGTTCTACGACGAGCAGGCCGGGCGCATGGGCCGCCAGTTGTTTGACCATGCACAGCGCAACGGGCTGACAATCGAAACGCTCAGCGCCATCTCGCCCATGTTGCAGCGCGCCGTGGTGCAGGTCGCACAGGCCAGGCTCGGCGACGCGTACGCCACGGCGTCCGCGGAACGGCTCACCGGACTGACGGCGGAACGGGAGAGCGCGCTGCAGGCGCTGTTCACGGACGGCATGGTCCTGTCGCGCGATCGCATCGCCATCTTGCAGGTCATGGATCGCCTGTGGATCCGCCACCTGACGGTGCTGGACGATATCCGCGAAGGCATCGGGCTGCGCGCCTACGGCCAGCAGGACCCGCTCGTCGCGTATAAGCGCGAGGCCTCGGAAAGCTTCGGCCGCCTGCTCGACCAGATGCGCGAACAGGTCGCGCACACGATCTTCGGCATGCAGATCAACTTGCAGCAGACGCAACCGGCCCGCGTTGCACGCGAGGTCGCCACCAACCGTGCCGCCGAGAGCGAAGCGCGCGGACGGCGGGCCAGCGCGGCCGGCGGCGCCAAAGGCGCCAAGCTTGGCCGCAACGATCCGTGCTGGTGCGGCAGCGGCAAGAAGTACAAGAACTGCCACATGCGCAAAGACCTGGGCGGCGCGCCGGCCGCCGCGCAACGCTAGACGGCAGACCAAGCATTGCGACGCCGCGCAGGAGACGGGAACGCGCGCGGCGGATAACCCAACACCATGACCGAGACGTCAAGCGACCTTCGCGAAAAAATGGTGCGATTGCCAAAAGTCGACCTGCACCGCCACTTTGAAGGCTCGATCCGGTTCGAGACGTTTCTCGAACTGGTATTGCCGCAGGACCTGCCACTGCCGACGCGCGACCCGGCCTTGTTGCGCCGGCTGGTGCAAGTCCTGCCGGATGAGCCGCCAAACTTCACCAACTTCCTCGCCAAATTTGCCTGGCTGCACACTATGTACGCCACGCCGGACGTTTACGGACGCATCATGCACGAGGTCGTGGAAGACGCCGCGCGCGACGGGGTGGTGCACCTGGAACTGCGCCTCAGCCTGCGGCATCTGACACGCCACAAAGGCTTCGCCATGCCCGACGTGCTGGGCTGGCTGCACAGCGCGCGGCTGGACGCCGAGAAGCGATTCGACATCTCGGTCGCCCTGATACCGATGCTGAACCGCGAGGCGCCGCGCGAACTGTGTGAGCAGATCATGCGGGCGGTGATCGATCAGCCGGACGGCGTCATCGCCGCCGTGGACCTGGCCGGCGATGAACTGAACTTCCCCGTGCCGCCCGTGGCCGACCTGTTCGACGCCGCACGCCGGCGCGGGCTTGGCATCACCATCCACGCCGGCGAAGCGCGCGAGGCCGCGATTATCGACCGGTGCCTGACGACCTACCGGCCGACGCGCATCGGCCACGGCGTGCATGCGACCGACGACCTGCGCACCATGCGCCGTTTGACGGACGAGGGCATTACGCTGGAGGTCTGCCCGCTCAGCAACATCCAGACCGGCGCGGTGGCCGATCTGCGCACGCATCCGCTGAAGCCGCTGCGCGACGCCGGACTGGCCGTCACAGTCAACACCGACGACCCGAACATTCAGGGCACCTGCCTGTCGATGGACTATGCGGCCGCGATCACCTCGATCGGGCTCACGCTGGACGATCTGCGGCAGATGAATAGCGCGGCGGCCGAGGCGGCCTTCCTGCCGCGCGATCAGAAGCGCAAACTGCTGGCGCGCGTCAAAGCGGGCTGGTGAAGACGCAAAGCGATCAATGCAAAGCCCTCGCTCGTAATTCGAGCGGGCTTTGCATTTCAGAACTCGATTGCGCGCACGTTATCAGGATCGACCGCGTGCAGGGCATCGATCTCCGCCGGCGTCGGCGGCGGCGTACGCGGCGTGCGCTCGTCCGCTGCGATGGGCCATCCCGTCTGCGCGCGCACTTGCTCCGCCGTCACGTACGGGTGGATCGACTCGACCTGCAATTCGCCGTCCTGCATGCAGAAGACGCACAGCGGCGTCACGACACGGTCGACGCGCCCACCGCTCGTGCGAAACGACACCGCCTCGACGAACGTACGCACATCGTGCTTGGTGCGCCATAGAATCGTGCGCCCGGCGCTCGGCATGATCGCCGCCGATCCGGCGCCGCCCGGCAAGCGCACCTTCGGCCGGTGCACGTCTCCGCTAGGGCCCGGAATCAGGCTCATATTGATATTGCCGTGACGGTCGATCTGCACGCCGGACAGGAACGCCGTGTCGAGCTTGCCGCGCGCCGACAGATCAAACAGGTCGGTCAGCGTGACGCGGCTGCGCGTGTGCGCAAACAGCGCGGGGTCCACCGTCGAGCGCGGCAGAGACTCCGGCTGCGGGTTGATGCTGCCGGTGATATTGAGATAAACCAGGTTCGGCGCGTGCAGCCGCTTGGCGATCAGGATCGCCACCATCGGCAGTGGCGACGCCACGCCGTGGAAGACCGTTTCGCCATCGCGTAGCAAGCGCGCCATGACAATCGGCATCATGACGTCAGGCGTCAAGTCGGCGGTCATGCAACAGACTCCGGTATGCTGGCTGAGGCCAGCACATGCCGGCGGATCCAGTCAGCAACCAGCTCGGGCGTCTGCGTGTGAGCCTGGAAGTCGGCCAGAAAGTCGAGGTCGGCATCGTACAGGCCGTGGCACGAGCATGGGTGCGCCCCGCGCGGCGCATGCACCACGCTCGACACCATAAACCCGGCGATCGTGGTCAATTCCGGCTGCGCTTCAAATGACCGGCCATCCACGATCCGCTCCGCGGTCAACACCACCTGCTTCGCGGCCGTCACCATCAGCGCATCTTCAAACACGGAGCCATAGATGCGCGCATTGCCCGTTGCGTCCGCCTCCTGCACGTGGACAATCGCCACGTCGGGCCGGATCGCCGGTACGACATACACTTCATCCTCGCTGTACGGATCGCTTACTTTGCGAAATCCCTGCGCCTGCGGCAGATCGGATTGCGAGAACGCATTGATCGGCATGAACGGCACACCCTGGCTGGCCGCGCGCAGCCCGGCGATGACGCTGTAGCAGGCGTGCTCGTAGGCGTGCACGGTTCCCTGTTCAACGGCGCGGCGGTATAGCGACGCCATGCCAAACAGGTTCTCGTAGCCAATGAAACCGGCCGTGACCGCGCTTGCCACACCCGCGCCACAAAGTAAGTCCACGTCATACGCGCCGGCCGTCTTGACGACATTCAGTCCGCGCCGACCCCGCCGCACCAGTTCGTGCACCGCCGCGACCGGCGCGCGGTGCAGCGTGTTGCCGCCCAGAGCCACCGTTGCGCCGTCGGTCACCAGACTCATCGCCCTGCTCAGTGTGGTCAACTTGCTCTGCATCGGCCCCCCTAGTTGATCCGCTTATCGCGCCCGGCCCATTCCTTGTCCCGCAGCACGTATTTCTGGATCTTACCCGTGCTGGTTTTCGGCAGATCGATAAACTCGACTGACTTGGGGCACTTGAAGTGCGCCAGATGCGCCCGGCAGTGCGCGATGATCTCGTCCGCCGTCGCCGTCGCGTCCGGCTTGAGCGTCACAAACGCCTTCGGCACCTCGCCCCAGCGGTCGTCGGGCACCGCGACCACCGCCACCTCCAGCACCGCCGGATGCTGGTAGATCGCCTGCTCGACTTCGATGGTGGAGATGTTCTCACCGCCGCTGATGATAATGTCCTTCTTGCGGTCGCGCAGTTCGATGTAGCCGTCGGCGTGCACCACGCCTACATCGCCGCTGTGAAACCAGCCGCCCGCAAACGCCTTCGCAGACGCGGCCGGGTCGCGATAGTAGCCCTGCATGACGTTGTTGCCGCGCATGACGACCTCGCCCTGCGTCTGCCCGTCGGCCGGCACGTCGTTCATCGCGTCGTCGACGACGCGCAGCTCGCTGATATGCAGGTACGGCACGCCCTGGCGCGCCTTCATGCGCGCGCGCTGGTCGGACGGAAGCGCATTCCATTCGGCGTGCCACTCGCAGACGCTGTGCGGGCCGTATGTTTCGGTCAGGCCGTACACATGGGTGATCTTGGCCCCCAGCGCCTCGACCGTCAGCAGGATCGTCGGCGACGGCGGCGCGGCGGCCGTGACGATCTGTAGCGGCCGGGTCAGCTTGAGTTCCTTGACCGACGGGTGATTGGTCAGCATGATCAGGACGGCGGGCGCACCGCAAAAGTGCGACACGCGCTCCTGCTCGATCAGCCGCACAATCACCGGCGGATCCACGCGGCGCAGGCAGACGTGCGTGCCGCCCACCGCCACCAGCGCCCAGGTGAAGCACCAGCCGTTGCAGTGAAACATCGGCAGCGTCCACAGGTAGACGCTCTCGCTTGTCAGGCCGTGCTCCAGGCACTCGCCGAGCGCGTTGAGGGCGGCGCCACGGTGCGAGTACATGACGCCCTTCGGGCGGCCGGTCGTGCCGCTGGTGTAGTTCACCGAGATCGTGTCGTCTTCGCGGGCTGCATGCGCGATGGGCTCGCGGCTCCCCCCCGCGATGAACTCTTCGTACGTGACGCCCATTGGTTTCGGTCCGGGTGCGCCCGACTGGTCGTCGACGATCGTAATCACCTGGCGCAGCGACGGTGTCTGCCCGGCGAGCGGCGCGGTGATCGGTGCCAGTTCCGAGTCGACGAACAGCAACTTGACTTCCGCATGGTTGAGGATGTACCCGATCTCGTCGCGGCTAAGGCGCGTATTGATCGCGACCAGGATCGCCCCGGTCAGCGGCACGCCGAAGTGCGCTTCCAGCATTGGCGGGGTGTTCGGGCACAGGAACGCCACCCGATCGCCCGGCTGCACACCGGCGGCGCGCAGGGCGCCGGCCAGCCGGTAGACCCGCTCGGCAAACTGCCGGTAGGTGTAACGCAACGAGCCATGCACGACCGCCGTTTTGTCCGGGAACGTGCGCAGACTTCGGTCCAGAAAGCTCAGCGGCGTCAGCGCCGAATGCCAGACGTCGTAAAACTCGTTGCTCACCCTATCGGCCTTTCCGGCTC from Chloroflexota bacterium includes the following:
- a CDS encoding anion transporter, with the protein product MDPRHALAASVIVLTYAGVALGEFPQLRMNRATIALVGAVVLVAAGGIGAPQAFAALDGNTLVLLFAMMVLNVHLRLAGFFNWIAALVVRHAGSPRCLLGWIIIASGVLSALFLNDTVVLMFTPLVVQVAQRLRRNPIPYLMALATSANIGSAATITGNPQNMLIGMSSHIAYLDFARALVPVSLAGMLIAWVVIVGVYRAEFAERRFPERYDMAAEIYTPLFRKTVTLSGLLLAAFLLGAPIPLAALTVAAALLVTRRLKPSRIFAQIDWSLLVFFSGLFVVTGAIGALGFSDDLFAVAEPLARGGVLPLSAVTVVLSNLVSNVPAVLLFRPLVPQFADPGRTWLVLAMASTLAGNLTLLGSVANLIVAESARSQGVRLSFGEYLKVGAPVTVLSLAAGVIWLSML
- a CDS encoding methylmalonyl-CoA mutase family protein, with product MFDHAFLAQLAQDEDRWSETTLQQSLARMPERSGPFMTTSSEPIERLYTPLDTAALDYARDIGFPGEYPFTRGAHPTMHRGRLWTMRMFAGFGSAEETNARFKYLLAEGQTGLSVAFDLPTLYGYDSDAPETLGEFGKCGVAISSLADMEVLLDGLPLDQITTSMTINSPAAPVWAMYIVAAEKRGIPRDKLGGTLQNDILKEYIAQKEFIFPPRPSMRLVTDTIEFGMREMPRWNTISISGYHIREAGSTAAQELAFTLADGFEYVRWAVERGLPVDAFAPRLSFFFNAHNDFFEEIAKYRAARRIWARTLREQFGAQSDLSWRLRFHTQTAGASLTAQQPEINVVRVALQALAAVLGGTQSLHTNSLDEALALPSEHAAHTALRTQQIIAHESGVTNTVDPLGGSYFVEALTDRLERDALRMFAQIESLGGVIPAIEAGYFQREIADSAARYQREIELGQRTVVGVNEYVERQPINVPILKMDPDGERRQMARLERVRRERDSAAVAARLGALSEAAAGRANLMPYLIDAVSAYATLQEMMDVLRGVFGIYQEPVIL
- a CDS encoding cobalamin B12-binding domain-containing protein; the protein is MTDKIRVLIAKPGLDGHDRGAKVVARALRDAGMEVIYTGLRQTPEMIVEAAIQEDVDCIGLSILSNAHMAIFPKIVEMLRREERGDILLFAGGIIPDDDVPVLKQIGFRGIFGPGADTRDIIKFIETAVAGRDRAPAAG
- the meaB gene encoding methylmalonyl Co-A mutase-associated GTPase MeaB; the encoded protein is MTSTSSGALAALVAGVERGDRRALARLITHVENRHAGVDEALTALYPRTGRAHIVGVTGAPGTGKSTLVAALAREERRRGRSVGIVSVDPTSPYTGGALLGDRIRMQDLTADRGVYMRSLASRGSVGGLSESAADVVRVIDAFGRDIIFVETVGAGQAEVDIARAAQTTIVIEAPGLGDEIQAFKAGILEIADVFVINKADREGADRTANAIRTMLDIGIPQRGPGEGTVTWRPPILKTVASSDDGVAPLADELDKHLQYLRDSGHLAVRERERIGDELRRRLARALLERRLAAVGLAEVDRLIGDIAARRIAPQAALRDLLDAQSPEGTRS
- a CDS encoding zinc ribbon domain-containing protein → MKCPRCAAENTEAARFCANCGQPLAAQAAPLTALFAPAAVPDPNTAFVLEFVLGIFGFLGVGWLYGGRTVLGLVMLVGWWLFVASGISGSLLSGGFGCCLWLPVHFIAPLISALVVKNELERNPFG
- a CDS encoding ribose-phosphate pyrophosphokinase; this translates as MTANRVSMYGDLAIISGGAHPALAQEIADLLRVPLHPVDITRFPNENFFVRLQASLRSRDVFIIQPTCSPVSDNIMKLLIMIDAVRRDSAGRITAVMPYFAYSRSDKKDQPRTPITARLMADLISTAGADRFFTMDLHASQIAGFFNIPGDEMSAFPILREYFQSRDLSNAIVVAPDEGSSKRARKFAELLDLPLAIVEKRRKATQTEALNLIGEVDGLDAILLDDEVDTAGTVSNACTLLKSHNARRVFLCATHAIFSPPAVDRLRSAGFEEIVVTNTVPVPPEKSLPNMTVLSVGPFIAKVIDRIHRGASVGELINE